From Candidatus Mycalebacterium zealandia:
AACTGCATCATGATAAATCCGTCTTGCATAATATGCTTTCTGAACTTCGTATAATCTTTCCGTGCTCTCTTTGTGTCTGTGGGAAGGTCAAACATAACTATTATCCACACGGTTCTGTATCCTCCGAAAGCCATTTTTTACATTTCAATCCTCATTTGTTTGTTCTCAATCAGTTCCGGTATTTTCAAAGAGTCAATTCCTTCTGAAAACGCTTTCTTCAGGCTCGCGGCCATGTATTGATTTGCCACCATCATTGGCAATTTCTTTTCTTCAAGTAAAACATCTTCAGACAGAAGGGAAAGCAATGATAACTTTATCTTTTTATCAATTTCTGTTTTTCCATTTTCGTTCAATTCATAAACTCGTCTGTCAACAAGAGGTCTCAACGGTTCCATAATGTCATCGGCGAGACACATAGGGTTGTATTGATTGTGATGATGAATTCCGAGCGCAGGATGAAGCCCTGTTCCGCACAAAGCGCGAGCAACAGACGCCCTGATTAGGCTGTATCCGTAGTTTAGAAGGGAATTCACTCCACTTTCTTTGTAATCTCTGCCGAATTCTTTCCCGAACAGTATTGACCAGTATATTTTTGCGGCTTGCGCTTCAATATTTTTCGGATCACCACTTTGAACTCTCTTCTTGAGACTTGGAAGTGTTCCCGGATCTTTCTTGAAAAAGAGCAACGTTTGAATCTGCGCCTCGGTTTTGGCTATTATAATTTTCTGCCAGAGCCGTTTTTTCAGCGGTTTTTTAACTCCCGTCTGTATGTTGAGAACCTTGCTGTGCATTGAGTTTCCTGAGAGAGGAAGCAAGGCGGAAACGGGTAGATGCCTTTGGTCGCAAAACACAATTATGCAGTTATTTTTCTGACATTCCGCTATAAGACTTTGAGAGATTGAGATTGCAGGGTTGGCAAGTATGAGAATACCCATGTCTTCCACGGGAATACTGCTGTCATTTTCACTCTCTTTTCTGATAATCATCTGACAGTCTTTCAGATGAAGGTATGCGGGGTTGCTGATTTCAATGATTCTTTTGATCATTGTGTTTTAGTGTTGTTTTTAGCGAGACCAAGAGCATTTATGGATTCTTGTTTTACTTTGTATTCCGCCATTAGTGTTGAAGGAGCCATTGCCAATTCAAGTTTTTTCTTTTCATCGGAGGATAGTTTTTTAAAATCTTGATCTGAGGTTCCGTCTGTGTGTTTTCGTAGTATCAATTTTATACACTGATTTTTCTGTCCTCTGTCTATTTTCCGCACTCTATAGAATATTTTCTCACCGTTTTTCTGAACACTTACGGTGTCATTTATACATAGACTCATAACAAATTCCCGGTTTTCCCCGTGTTCAGTTTTTACAATCGGTTCTTTCCTAATTCTTGTTCTCTCTGCGGCTTTCATAGTTGTTACAACAATACTCTCATATTTTCCGGTTTCTCCATTCTTGATAATTTCCACATGATGATTGTTGCCATATTGCAAAACCTTTGAGATTTTTCCTGCTTTATTCTTCTTCGTATAGTAAAAACTCTCATTAAAGGTTTTAGACATCCAAACTTTAACGCGTCTGACAGCATCTCCCGTTTCCGGGTGTTTCAACGGTTGTTCTTTCAAAGCTTTTTTTGCCTTGCTCAAATCATTTCCTTGTTCCAAAACATATCTTTCAAATGCTTCTCTAACAGTTGGAGATACTATCTCTTTGTTCTTCAACACAGCGTCTGATATATCAGTCAAGTTTTTACGAACAACAATTCCTTTTTTGCCGTTTTCTTCTCTTACTCCATAAATCGTGTCTTCGTGAAATGCTCCCGTTATTTTTCTGTTTGTTGCATGAGAGACAATCATTCCATCTACAGCTTCCTGCAGTCTGTTTCTGAGATTGTCAAGAATTCTAGGGGGTTCCAATCCATGTTCGGGGTCTATGGAATCACCGCTAGCCTCTGATGCCACTTTGACTATTTTTTGATAAAGACTGCGGTTCGTAAGCGCAATCACGGTTGCGTCAATCGCGTGGTGTCTGTGGTCGGCGCGGTTTTTCTCTCCCGTTTCGCTGAGAATTTTATTTAATCCCCATTGGTGACGGAGCCAACTTGTTATTCCGCCTTTTGTAAAAGTTACATCGCAACCGAGAGTTCTCATATACTTGCCGGTTTCTTTTGCTATGTAGCGTGCGTCAGTCAGCTGGCTGTTAACAAAATCTTCAATTCCTTCCATTTTTTTTGCCAGAATTCTTCCGCATTTTGCTTCGGGATAGTTGTTGCGTTTTGCCATGCTCTCAATGGTTTTCCATTGTTCTGTTTCGCCAAATGCTTCCCACGGTGTTTTGTTGTGCTTTTCCCTGTTCTCTTTTGCAAAACATATGACCTTGTTCATATAAGAGTTATCAAGACTTCTGCTATACGGAAGAATGTGATCTATTTCAACATCGGAAGACCAGAGGTCCGTCAAACTGATAGACTTTCCGCTGTATGAACATTTACACTCACTTTCTTTCCAGAGTCTGTATTTCAGTTTGTCCTGATGGCTTATATATTTCTTTAACCGCAAGTCGGGTTCCCTATCTCTGATGCTATTGTATTTTTCTTCCGCTTCCTCATTGGCTTTCCTATTCTTTTTATGTATTTGTTCCGCTCTTTTGTATTTTTCCGTGTTCATCTCTAAATCACGAGACATTTCTATGCGTATAGCGGTTGGTTTCCCGTACTCTTTGATAATTGCATTCACAACACGCCGGACTTCATAAAGAGCTTTTGTAACAATGGGATTCGGTATAAAAGGCAGTTCGCCAAGAGTTTCTTTGTCTCCGGTCTTCGGTTTTGTAATGTCTTTATAGCCTGCTACTTGAACCGCTCCCGTTTCATCTTCCTTGTCGCTTTCCCTGCTATAAACCCTGCCTTCTTTAAGGTGTGGCAGGATTTTATTTATTGCTTTCAGTGAAAGATTTCCATGTCCCTCTTCCAATTCCAGAACAGCAAGTTTGACAGCTTTTTCCAAATCAAATTTCCAGTGATCTTGCAGGCGTTTTTTCAGTTTTATTTTGGACTCATAGGAAATTAAGTCTTCAACAAGTTGTTTTTGTTTGCTGTCGTCGAGTGAGTCGTCCCAATCATCTCCGATAATCTCTCTTATTCCGCAAGCTGTTGTGTTTCCCTTAATACCCTTTCTGCTTTTTCCTTCAACTTTTTCCAGATTGAATTTTGTTCGTTTGTTCAGGCTGAACAGGGTTTTTATTTTTGCCCATGTCAGATTTTTGTTTTTCTCAAGCGTTTCGGCAATTAGTTGTTTCTGCTCAGGCGAGGGTTTTACATCTCTTTCTCCCGTTTCGGTGTCATCCCAACTTAAATTGTTAATGTCCTGCCAGTAACGAAATTGCTGAAATTCAAGACGTTCCATTTTCACTCTTTTCTTTTTCGGTTCAAGAGAACAATTACCCACGGTGTTTTTATTCCAAATTATAGAGCGTTGGTTAAAGATGATTTTCTCAATCGCGTTTTTGACATTTTCCGTATAAATCTTTGGATTAAGTGCGAATTGCTTACGGAAGATTTGTTCAAACTCTTCCTGATACATTTTTCTGTCGGTTCTGCGGTCATGATATTCTCCTCTGTTGCGTTTGCGGTTCAGGGTTGAGAGGTGTTCGCCAAGGGTTCTTTTTCCGGCTTCTTTTATATCATCTCGGAGTTCTTGAATGTCTTTTTTGAATTTGTTTTCATCGTTGTCAGTTTTTGCAGATTTATCTTCAATTTCTAAAATTTCCCGCACCTCCGGGTCATCACGCAAATTTCCAAATCCCGTTTTGCGGTTGCTTAAAAATCCTCGCCGTGTTCCCAAGTGAAGTATCGCGCGTCCAAACTTATGTGGAGTCAATTCTTCGTCCAACGCTTTTGCCCTTAAATCATAAGGGTTGCCCAGTTTGTTAAGTTCCGTTTCAGGATTGGGTTCATCTTTCAGAGAATTCGGCAGAAATTCTTTGCTTATCAGATAGTTTCTCAGACGCATTTTACGTCTATGTCGCCTTTCAATTACACGCCTTAAAAGCCGTTTCTCTCGACGGTTTTGATTTTTTGGGGTGGGTGTTTTGTCTTCAACGGAACGGATAAAAATCCTGCTTCCACAACTTACGAGTCCTTTCGGTTTGCCGTTCTTTTCCTCTACAACACTCCAGCCAATGGAGTTTGTTCCCATATCAAGACCAATTGTGTATTCAGACAGTTTTGCTTTTTTCATTTGCCACTCTCACCAATTGTTTGACAAATTGCTTTGTCCCGATACGATACATAACTATTGTTACTGACTGAAACCTGTCCAAACATTTTTTTTCAATTCATAACAAGAGACTAATGTTTCGCAGGCAACCCCTTCGGGGGACCTTGGCGCCTCCCAGTGGGGCGCTTTTTTATGCCTTTCGCAATATAGTTATACTCAATACCTGTAAGGAGAACTTCCGTAATGAGTGTTAAAAAAATCCCTCTACAATTCAAAACAGACATTCCACCTGCGGGCGAGACGGAAGTTGTAAATCCTTTTGACGGCTCCGTTATTGCCACGCTTGAGACGGCGGGGGAAAAGCATATCAATGAGTTGCTTGAGACCGCGAAAGAACTTTATGACGACCGCGCCGGATGGCTTACGGTTCAAAAAAGGGTGGAAATCCTTGAGCGGACGGCTTCCATTATCTCGGAGCGCGAAGACGATTTAATAAAACAGGCGGCGGGCGAGGGCGGAAAACCGTATAACGATTCAAAGGTGGAGATTTACAGGGCGTCCGACAGCGCGAAAATTGCAGCCGAAACAATCCGCACAGAGGCGGGAAATGTTATTCCGATGGGTGGCGACCTTTACAGCGCGAACAGGGCGGCTTTCACACAGAAAGAGCCGATAGGCGTTGTTGTGGCCGTTAGCGCGTTCAACCATCCGCTCAATCTCATCGTTCATCAGGTCGGCGCGGCGGTTGCCGCCGGTTGTCCCGTTATTGTCAAACCCGCCGTGGAAACTCCGCTCTCATGCGTTTCCTTCAAAGACATTCTGGTTGAAGCGGGCCTGCCTCCTGAGTGGTGTCAGGTCGTCATCACGGATTCAAACGACACCGCGCAGGCGCTTGTAACCGATGAACGGACGGCGTTTTTCAGTTTTATCGGCAGTTCGCGCGTGGGCTGGAGTCTGCGCTCAAAACTCGCTCCCGGAACCCGTTGCGCGCTTGAACACGGCGGGGTGGCGCCCGCGCTTGTTTATCCCGACGCTGATATGGAGCGTGCGGCGGTTCTGCTTGCCAAAGGCGGTTTTTATCATGCGGGGCAGGTTTGTGTTTCCACCCAGCGGATATATGTGCAAAAGAAGGAAGGACGGCGGTTTGTTTCGCTTCTTCAAAAAGAGGCGCAAAGTCTCAAAGTGGGAGACCCCGCTCTTAAATCCACGCAAGTGGGGCCACTCATTCGTCCGTCCGAGGTTGAGCGCGTTCATAAGTGGGTTACACAGGCCGTTAAAGAGGGAGCGGAGCTTGTTTGCGGCGGAAAACCCGTGCTTGACACATGCTATGAGCCGACCGTTCTTCTCAACCCTTCAGATAAATCCCTTGTCAGCACGGAGGAAATTTTCGGTCCGGTCGTCTGTATTTATGAGGTTGACGATATGGAAGACGCCGTAGCGCGCGCGAACGGGCTTGATGTGGCGTTTCAGTCTTCGGTGTTCACAAGCGACATTGACACCGCGCTCGCGACCGCGAAAAAACTGAATGCTTCGGGTGTTATGGTGAATGATCATACGGCGTTCCGCATAGACGGAATGCCGTTTGCCGGGCTTAAAAAATCCGGGCTTGGAACAGGCGGTATTCCGCACACGATAAAAGATATGAGTGTGGAGAAAATGGTGGTTTTGCGCTCGGACGGAATTTAATTCGCGTTACGCTGAACGGCGCAGATTTTTTCAGTGTGCTTTTCCACAAGAGCGGCGATTGCGGGGCGCGGTTTGTTGCGCAATATTTTTTTCACTTCCGAACATGCGGTCTCACGGTTTCCCGCTTTCATTAAAGCGAGCGCGAGGTTGAGGCGCGCCTTGTTGTATCCCGGAGCAATTCGCAACGCCGCCTGAAACTGTTTTATTGCTTCGGAGTGTCTTGAAAGACCTTGCAGCAGTTTGCCGTATTCGTTTCTTGAATAGATATTTGACGGTTCAAGCTTTATTGATTTGGCAAAAAACCGCTCGGCCGAAGCGGTGTCATTTTTTAGCATGTGCGCTTTGGCGATGTTGACAAGCGCGGCGTAGCGAAGCGGATAGGTGAGGTCGTGCGCGGCGACTTTGCAGTGTTCAATCGCGCCATCGGGGTTGTTCATTTTGAGATACAGTCCGCACAAGTTGTATCTGGCTTTTGTGTAGTCGCTTTTGATTTCAAGTGCTTTTTTGTAACTTCTTTCAGCGGCTTGCAGGTCTTTGAGACCAAAATAGGCGATACCCTTGATAAGATGCGCTTCGGGGTCGCCTTCGGCCTGTTTTCCTGCCATATCAACCTCTTTTATTGCTCCAATAAAATCTCCGCCCCGCGCGTATGAGGCCGCAAGTGTTTTGTGGTTTCGCAGTTCGTTTGCGGATTTTTTCCCCGCTCCGGCGCACGCCGAAAAAACAAGCGCGGGAGCAAGCAGGATTAGGGAAAACCCCAGACGTTTTAATGGATTCAAATTCATGAAAACATATGGTTTTTCAAAACCGTAACATTTCTACAAATTTGCCGAGACGGTCTTCAAATTTTTTTCTGTTCAGTTTTTTTATGCTTTCAGTCCCCAGTTTTTCCACCGTGAATGAAGCCAGAACCGAACCGTGAATAACCGCTTGTTTCAAGTGTTCGTATCTGTCCGCGCCATTTTCACTCAAATAACCCATAAATCCTCCGGCAAATGTATCTCCGGCTCCGGTCGGGTCAACGGCGCGTTCCACCGGATATGCGGGCGAGCAGAAAACCTCTTTGCCCGAAAACATTATGCAACCGAATTCTCCTCTTTTTATCACAACAGTTTCGGGACCCATTTTTTTTATCGTGCGCGCGGCGGCGACCACGGAATTTTCTCCGCTCAAAGACAATGCTTCGGAGTTGTTTATGATGAGAATGTTCACCATTTTTAGCGTTTTTTTCAGGTCGGACAAACTGTTTTCTATCCAGAAATTCATCGTGTCGCACGCGACAACACGCGGTGATTTAATCTGTTTGAGCGTTTCCATCTGCGTGACGGGATCCATGTTGGCGAGAAAGACGAACTCCGCGTTTCTGAGTTTGTCGGGAAGATTCGGTCTGAAGTTTTCAAACACATTCAGGTGAACGGAAAGCGTTTCGGGGTCTCCGAGTTTTTCATCATATCTGCCTTCCCAGCGAAAGGTTTTTCCGCTTGCCTTCTCAAGTCCTGTTGTGTCAATTCCCGCTTTGCGCAGCAACTCGGAGTGAGGAGCGGGAAAATCTTTCCCGATGACCGCCGAGATGCAGACTTTTGTAAACAGAGACGCGCCAAGACACGAATAAACCGCCGAGCCGCCGAGAATTTCATCTCCGCTTTCAATCGGGGTTTGTATGGAGTCAAGCGCAACCGTTCCTACTATCACAAGTTTGCTCATTTAAGAAACCTCTCTATTATTATTCCAAGCTGTTCTTTCGTCTTTTCGCTCACCATTTCGGGGCGCGTTATAATGCTGTTTTTAAGAGCGTTTGCGCAGTCGCAGTTTTGCTCCTCTCCCATTATTTCCAGAGATTTTTTAATTATTTGTTTTGCGGTTTCAACGTTGTTTGTGAGCGTTTGAATCACATCCTCCACTGTTACGGCGTCATGCCCGGGATGCCAGCAGTCATAGTCCGTTGACATCGCGAGTGTAGCGTAGCAAATTTCCGCTTCCCGCGCGAGTTTGGCTTCGGGCATGTTCGTCATTCCTATAACGTCA
This genomic window contains:
- a CDS encoding aldehyde dehydrogenase family protein, coding for MSVKKIPLQFKTDIPPAGETEVVNPFDGSVIATLETAGEKHINELLETAKELYDDRAGWLTVQKRVEILERTASIISEREDDLIKQAAGEGGKPYNDSKVEIYRASDSAKIAAETIRTEAGNVIPMGGDLYSANRAAFTQKEPIGVVVAVSAFNHPLNLIVHQVGAAVAAGCPVIVKPAVETPLSCVSFKDILVEAGLPPEWCQVVITDSNDTAQALVTDERTAFFSFIGSSRVGWSLRSKLAPGTRCALEHGGVAPALVYPDADMERAAVLLAKGGFYHAGQVCVSTQRIYVQKKEGRRFVSLLQKEAQSLKVGDPALKSTQVGPLIRPSEVERVHKWVTQAVKEGAELVCGGKPVLDTCYEPTVLLNPSDKSLVSTEEIFGPVVCIYEVDDMEDAVARANGLDVAFQSSVFTSDIDTALATAKKLNASGVMVNDHTAFRIDGMPFAGLKKSGLGTGGIPHTIKDMSVEKMVVLRSDGI
- the cas1 gene encoding type II CRISPR-associated endonuclease Cas1, with translation MIKRIIEISNPAYLHLKDCQMIIRKESENDSSIPVEDMGILILANPAISISQSLIAECQKNNCIIVFCDQRHLPVSALLPLSGNSMHSKVLNIQTGVKKPLKKRLWQKIIIAKTEAQIQTLLFFKKDPGTLPSLKKRVQSGDPKNIEAQAAKIYWSILFGKEFGRDYKESGVNSLLNYGYSLIRASVARALCGTGLHPALGIHHHNQYNPMCLADDIMEPLRPLVDRRVYELNENGKTEIDKKIKLSLLSLLSEDVLLEEKKLPMMVANQYMAASLKKAFSEGIDSLKIPELIENKQMRIEM
- the cas9 gene encoding type II CRISPR RNA-guided endonuclease Cas9 (Cas9, originally named Csn1, is the large, multifunctional signature protein of type II CRISPR/Cas systems. It is well known even to general audiences because its RNA-guided endonuclease activity has made it a popular tool for custom editing of eukaryotic genomes.) — its product is MKKAKLSEYTIGLDMGTNSIGWSVVEEKNGKPKGLVSCGSRIFIRSVEDKTPTPKNQNRREKRLLRRVIERRHRRKMRLRNYLISKEFLPNSLKDEPNPETELNKLGNPYDLRAKALDEELTPHKFGRAILHLGTRRGFLSNRKTGFGNLRDDPEVREILEIEDKSAKTDNDENKFKKDIQELRDDIKEAGKRTLGEHLSTLNRKRNRGEYHDRRTDRKMYQEEFEQIFRKQFALNPKIYTENVKNAIEKIIFNQRSIIWNKNTVGNCSLEPKKKRVKMERLEFQQFRYWQDINNLSWDDTETGERDVKPSPEQKQLIAETLEKNKNLTWAKIKTLFSLNKRTKFNLEKVEGKSRKGIKGNTTACGIREIIGDDWDDSLDDSKQKQLVEDLISYESKIKLKKRLQDHWKFDLEKAVKLAVLELEEGHGNLSLKAINKILPHLKEGRVYSRESDKEDETGAVQVAGYKDITKPKTGDKETLGELPFIPNPIVTKALYEVRRVVNAIIKEYGKPTAIRIEMSRDLEMNTEKYKRAEQIHKKNRKANEEAEEKYNSIRDREPDLRLKKYISHQDKLKYRLWKESECKCSYSGKSISLTDLWSSDVEIDHILPYSRSLDNSYMNKVICFAKENREKHNKTPWEAFGETEQWKTIESMAKRNNYPEAKCGRILAKKMEGIEDFVNSQLTDARYIAKETGKYMRTLGCDVTFTKGGITSWLRHQWGLNKILSETGEKNRADHRHHAIDATVIALTNRSLYQKIVKVASEASGDSIDPEHGLEPPRILDNLRNRLQEAVDGMIVSHATNRKITGAFHEDTIYGVREENGKKGIVVRKNLTDISDAVLKNKEIVSPTVREAFERYVLEQGNDLSKAKKALKEQPLKHPETGDAVRRVKVWMSKTFNESFYYTKKNKAGKISKVLQYGNNHHVEIIKNGETGKYESIVVTTMKAAERTRIRKEPIVKTEHGENREFVMSLCINDTVSVQKNGEKIFYRVRKIDRGQKNQCIKLILRKHTDGTSDQDFKKLSSDEKKKLELAMAPSTLMAEYKVKQESINALGLAKNNTKTQ
- a CDS encoding sugar kinase codes for the protein MSKLVIVGTVALDSIQTPIESGDEILGGSAVYSCLGASLFTKVCISAVIGKDFPAPHSELLRKAGIDTTGLEKASGKTFRWEGRYDEKLGDPETLSVHLNVFENFRPNLPDKLRNAEFVFLANMDPVTQMETLKQIKSPRVVACDTMNFWIENSLSDLKKTLKMVNILIINNSEALSLSGENSVVAAARTIKKMGPETVVIKRGEFGCIMFSGKEVFCSPAYPVERAVDPTGAGDTFAGGFMGYLSENGADRYEHLKQAVIHGSVLASFTVEKLGTESIKKLNRKKFEDRLGKFVEMLRF
- a CDS encoding tetratricopeptide repeat protein; protein product: MNLNPLKRLGFSLILLAPALVFSACAGAGKKSANELRNHKTLAASYARGGDFIGAIKEVDMAGKQAEGDPEAHLIKGIAYFGLKDLQAAERSYKKALEIKSDYTKARYNLCGLYLKMNNPDGAIEHCKVAAHDLTYPLRYAALVNIAKAHMLKNDTASAERFFAKSIKLEPSNIYSRNEYGKLLQGLSRHSEAIKQFQAALRIAPGYNKARLNLALALMKAGNRETACSEVKKILRNKPRPAIAALVEKHTEKICAVQRNAN